One region of Aurantimonas sp. HBX-1 genomic DNA includes:
- a CDS encoding type II and III secretion system protein family protein codes for MTWPPAAVAALVLTAVLFIGVPASHAQSGLISFGNGRSGNEVDVAVGQFMTVGTAAPVGRVVVGDPDITSVALMDDQSLSVMGNAQGTTNVALYDETGRLLGSFDVEVGVDTPDLQLAIRQAVPNARVQVQTVNGRIRLSGSVPDGVALRSVLEIAEQYGSDEIINSLTVSDAQQVKLEVRFIEASRNAGRELGVSLFASGVGSTSGRGLTTDGSLPSGNAPFGALLAQILDTGISADILVEALERKGLARRLAEPNLVALSGETASFLAGGEVPVPVSEENGQITVIYKEYGVRLNFTPVVLDDGLISMTLEPEVSQVDPTTTIRTGTIEIPAFTTRRAKTTIQLRDGQSFAIAGLLQTVHTKSQNQIPWLGQLPILGVLFRSSSFQKQETDLVIIVTPHLARPSEPGVALRTPLDSSRPSNDVEFFLLGVLEVDDSMLKGFATGEGVIGPYGHIIDLPPEAGYAFKKK; via the coding sequence ATGACCTGGCCTCCCGCCGCCGTCGCGGCACTCGTCCTCACGGCCGTTCTCTTCATCGGTGTACCCGCGTCGCATGCGCAGTCGGGCCTGATCTCCTTCGGAAACGGACGTAGCGGCAACGAGGTTGACGTAGCGGTCGGGCAGTTCATGACCGTGGGGACGGCGGCGCCGGTGGGGCGGGTCGTGGTGGGCGATCCGGACATTACCTCCGTCGCTCTGATGGACGATCAGTCCCTCTCCGTCATGGGCAACGCACAGGGCACGACGAATGTCGCGCTGTACGACGAGACGGGCAGGCTGCTCGGCAGCTTCGACGTCGAGGTGGGCGTCGACACGCCCGATCTGCAGCTGGCGATCCGGCAGGCGGTACCGAACGCCCGGGTGCAGGTTCAGACGGTCAACGGCAGGATCCGCCTGAGCGGCTCCGTGCCGGACGGGGTGGCGCTGCGTTCGGTCCTCGAGATCGCCGAGCAGTACGGCTCCGACGAGATCATCAATTCCCTCACCGTGTCGGATGCCCAGCAGGTCAAGCTGGAGGTCCGGTTCATCGAGGCGAGCCGCAACGCCGGGCGCGAGCTCGGCGTCAGCCTGTTCGCAAGCGGTGTCGGCAGCACCAGCGGGCGAGGGCTGACGACCGACGGAAGCCTGCCCAGCGGCAACGCCCCCTTCGGCGCCCTGCTCGCCCAGATACTGGACACCGGCATCAGCGCCGACATTCTGGTCGAGGCCCTGGAACGCAAGGGCCTGGCACGGCGCCTGGCCGAACCGAATCTCGTCGCGCTCTCCGGCGAGACCGCCAGCTTCCTGGCGGGCGGCGAGGTTCCCGTCCCGGTTTCCGAGGAAAACGGCCAGATCACCGTGATCTACAAGGAGTATGGCGTACGGCTCAACTTCACGCCGGTGGTCCTGGATGACGGGCTGATCAGCATGACGCTGGAGCCGGAGGTGAGCCAGGTCGATCCCACGACCACCATCCGGACCGGAACGATCGAGATCCCGGCCTTCACGACCCGCCGCGCCAAGACGACGATCCAGCTTCGCGACGGCCAGAGTTTCGCCATCGCCGGCCTGCTGCAGACGGTGCACACGAAATCCCAGAACCAGATCCCGTGGCTCGGCCAGCTGCCCATCCTCGGCGTGCTGTTCCGGTCGTCCTCGTTCCAGAAGCAGGAGACGGATCTGGTCATCATCGTCACGCCGCACCTTGCTCGTCCGAGCGAACCCGGCGTCGCCTTGCGCACGCCGCTCGACTCCTCGCGGCCCAGCAACGACGTCGAGTTCTTCCTTCTCGGCGTTCTCGAGGTGGACGACAGCATGCTGAAGGGCTTCGCCACCGGGGAGGGGGTCATCGGCCCCTACGGGCATATCATCGATCTGCCGCCGGAAGCGGGCTATGCTTTCAAGAAGAAGTAA